Proteins encoded by one window of Salmonirosea aquatica:
- a CDS encoding sulfatase family protein has product MKYLLLVCLASLVACTQTQEEKKTDKPNIVFIFSDDHAYQAIGAYGNKIAKTPNLDQLASEGMLFTNSFVTNSICGPSRATLLTGKYSHMNGYKRNDRTLFDTEQTLFSKVLQQNGYQTAWIGKMHLNSLPVGFDYWNILPGQGQYYNPDFISQPNDTTRYHGYVSDLITQFSTEWLEKRDTSKPFFLIVGHKATHRTWLPALEDLGAYDDVEFPLPDNFYDAYQDREAARQQDMSVEKTMRLKQDLKIHPDYEKDGVYNRFDPEQKKVFKDYYDKVAQDFEAKKLTGKALVEWKLQRYLKDYYATANGLDRNIGKLLDYLDKSGLAKNTVVIYASDQGFYLGEHGWFDKRFIYEESMRTPLMVRYPGIVEAGKKQDDLVLNIDWAPTVLDIAGAPIPADIQGQSFLPLLKGTPSTQVPWRKAAYYHYYEFPQPHHVYPHFGIRTDRYKLAYFYDGPDAWELFDLQKDPHEMSNLYGKPGTESITEDLKGQLKKLMEAYKDEEALKILAAAKK; this is encoded by the coding sequence ATGAAGTACCTGCTACTGGTATGTTTGGCCTCGCTGGTGGCCTGCACCCAGACCCAAGAAGAGAAAAAAACTGACAAGCCTAACATTGTTTTCATTTTCTCCGACGACCACGCCTACCAGGCCATCGGGGCCTATGGCAATAAGATCGCCAAAACCCCCAATCTGGATCAGCTGGCCAGCGAAGGCATGCTATTCACCAACAGCTTCGTGACCAACTCCATCTGCGGTCCCAGTCGCGCGACCCTGCTCACGGGAAAATACAGCCACATGAACGGCTACAAGCGCAACGACCGCACGCTGTTCGATACGGAACAAACGCTGTTTTCGAAGGTACTGCAGCAGAATGGCTATCAAACCGCCTGGATCGGCAAGATGCACCTCAACAGCCTGCCCGTCGGGTTCGACTACTGGAATATTCTGCCCGGTCAGGGTCAGTACTACAACCCCGATTTCATCAGTCAACCCAACGACACTACCCGCTACCACGGCTACGTGTCGGACCTGATCACGCAGTTTTCGACGGAGTGGCTCGAAAAACGCGATACTTCCAAGCCGTTTTTCCTCATCGTGGGCCATAAAGCCACCCACCGGACGTGGCTGCCCGCCCTGGAAGATTTGGGAGCCTACGACGACGTGGAGTTTCCGCTGCCCGACAATTTTTATGATGCCTATCAGGACCGCGAAGCCGCCCGGCAGCAGGATATGTCCGTGGAAAAAACCATGCGGCTGAAGCAGGACCTGAAAATCCATCCCGATTACGAGAAAGACGGGGTCTACAACCGCTTTGATCCGGAGCAGAAGAAGGTATTCAAGGACTACTACGACAAAGTAGCCCAGGATTTCGAGGCGAAAAAGCTGACGGGCAAAGCGCTGGTGGAGTGGAAATTGCAAAGGTACCTGAAGGACTACTACGCCACGGCCAACGGCCTGGACCGCAACATCGGCAAGTTGCTGGACTACCTCGATAAGTCAGGCCTGGCCAAAAATACAGTGGTCATCTATGCCTCCGACCAGGGCTTTTACCTGGGCGAGCACGGCTGGTTCGACAAGCGGTTCATCTACGAAGAATCCATGAGAACGCCCCTGATGGTACGGTACCCGGGCATCGTGGAAGCGGGCAAAAAACAGGATGATCTGGTACTTAACATCGACTGGGCACCCACGGTACTGGACATCGCCGGTGCCCCGATTCCTGCGGACATACAGGGCCAATCGTTTCTGCCGTTGTTGAAGGGTACCCCATCGACGCAGGTACCCTGGCGGAAAGCGGCTTACTACCATTATTACGAGTTTCCCCAGCCGCACCACGTCTATCCGCACTTTGGAATCCGGACCGATCGTTATAAATTGGCCTACTTTTATGACGGCCCCGACGCGTGGGAGTTATTCGATCTACAAAAAGATCCCCACGAAATGTCTAACCTCTACGGAAAGCCGGGTACCGAGTCTATCACGGAAGACCTGAAAGGGCAGTTGAAAAAACTCATGGAAGCGTACAAGGATGAGGAGGCATTGAAAATATTGGCTGCGGCCAAAAAGTAA
- a CDS encoding formylglycine-generating enzyme family protein encodes MKTVNVQVCFLGALAALTCGCQKEQNNSATSDTPVVAASMNSIPEGKRDTTGMAWIPGGTFLMGADEFPDSRPVHKVTVDGFYMDTHEVTNAEYARFVEATNYKTVAERPLNPADYPGVPADKLVPGSAVFTPTPTSVSLDNPLQWWNYVAGADWAHPEGPGSTIKGRENLPVVHVSYEDAAAYARWAGKRLPTEAEWEFAAQGGRGNHTYYWGDQLKPGNKWVANIYQGSFPDKNLNEDGYAGAAPVKSFPSNPYGLYDMDGNVWEWCQDLYRPDAYQTSAANNPKGPADSYDPDEPGATKRVQRGGSFLCSDQYCIRYKAGSRGKGEVTSGSNNLGFRCVVSAK; translated from the coding sequence ATGAAGACCGTGAACGTACAAGTCTGTTTTTTAGGAGCACTCGCCGCCCTAACGTGCGGATGCCAAAAAGAACAGAATAATTCGGCTACCTCGGATACGCCGGTGGTAGCTGCGTCGATGAATAGCATTCCCGAAGGGAAACGCGACACGACGGGCATGGCGTGGATACCGGGGGGTACCTTCCTGATGGGAGCCGACGAATTTCCCGATTCCCGACCCGTGCATAAGGTAACCGTGGACGGCTTTTACATGGACACCCACGAAGTGACCAACGCTGAATACGCCCGGTTTGTGGAAGCTACCAACTATAAGACCGTCGCCGAAAGGCCCCTGAATCCGGCTGATTATCCGGGGGTACCTGCCGACAAGCTGGTACCTGGCTCGGCGGTGTTTACCCCTACCCCTACCTCCGTGTCGCTGGACAACCCGCTGCAATGGTGGAACTACGTGGCGGGCGCCGATTGGGCGCATCCCGAAGGACCGGGAAGTACCATCAAGGGGCGGGAGAATCTGCCCGTGGTGCATGTTTCGTACGAAGATGCCGCCGCCTACGCCCGCTGGGCGGGTAAGCGGCTCCCTACCGAAGCCGAATGGGAGTTTGCGGCCCAGGGCGGCCGGGGCAACCACACCTACTACTGGGGCGATCAGCTGAAACCCGGCAACAAGTGGGTGGCCAATATCTACCAGGGTAGCTTCCCGGACAAGAACCTGAATGAGGACGGGTACGCCGGAGCCGCTCCGGTGAAGTCGTTTCCTTCCAATCCTTACGGCCTCTACGACATGGACGGCAATGTGTGGGAATGGTGCCAGGACCTTTACCGCCCCGATGCCTACCAAACCAGCGCCGCCAACAACCCCAAAGGTCCCGCCGACAGCTACGATCCTGATGAACCCGGCGCTACCAAACGCGTCCAGCGCGGCGGCTCGTTCCTTTGCAGCGATCAATACTGCATTCGTTACAAGGCCGGAAGCCGTGGCAAAGGCGAGGTGACCAGCGGCAGCAACAATCTGGGCTTCCGCTGCGTAGTAAGCGCGAAGTAG
- a CDS encoding nucleotide pyrophosphohydrolase: protein MKKEIEVITEKIKAFRDERDWKQFHDPKNLAICLSIESSELLQSFLWKNADEADIEKIKEELADVLYSALLIADHYNLNVKESIEAKLKINAQKYPVSKAKGSNKKYDHL from the coding sequence ATGAAAAAGGAAATTGAGGTAATAACGGAAAAGATCAAAGCATTCCGGGATGAGCGCGATTGGAAACAATTCCATGATCCTAAGAACCTTGCAATATGCCTCAGTATTGAATCTTCGGAGTTATTACAGTCATTTCTATGGAAAAATGCCGATGAGGCAGATATTGAGAAAATAAAGGAAGAGTTGGCGGATGTACTGTATTCCGCTTTGCTTATTGCCGATCATTATAATCTTAATGTGAAAGAAAGCATCGAAGCAAAACTCAAAATAAATGCTCAAAAGTACCCTGTGTCAAAAGCAAAGGGCTCTAATAAGAAATATGATCATTTGTAG
- a CDS encoding nucleotidyl transferase AbiEii/AbiGii toxin family protein: protein MTIYRLNYRELRQNPTVDGLLSGLERGFTKYGIDFYLVGAVARDAWMSIHDKKARRTTGDIDFAVLVNTPGTYEALKEYLVAEEGFFPSSENPFVLIWQDKTQLDLLPFGGITDENGTVKVMGSGFASINMPGFGEIYEEGLPELILEGQHRFKFCTLPGIFLLKLIAWDDRPEARRDDIRDISDILNHFFDLYDEEIWTNHSDLFEDENDDLRHIAAQVMGREIGKIAQRNDQLYQRILNIMHVNTADPRTSELARVMIDYFDNTLEDNILIVNRIKKGFTEYFI from the coding sequence ATGACTATATACAGATTGAATTACCGTGAATTGCGGCAGAATCCCACGGTAGACGGTCTGCTTTCGGGCCTGGAGCGAGGATTCACCAAGTATGGCATCGATTTTTATCTCGTGGGAGCCGTAGCCCGTGACGCCTGGATGAGCATTCATGACAAAAAGGCCCGCCGCACCACGGGTGACATTGATTTTGCCGTACTCGTTAATACGCCTGGAACCTACGAAGCATTAAAAGAGTACCTGGTTGCAGAGGAAGGATTCTTCCCCTCTTCCGAAAACCCTTTCGTTCTTATATGGCAGGACAAAACGCAGTTAGATTTGCTTCCTTTCGGGGGCATCACTGACGAGAATGGAACAGTAAAAGTCATGGGCTCTGGGTTTGCATCGATCAATATGCCTGGATTTGGCGAAATCTACGAAGAAGGATTGCCGGAACTGATCCTCGAAGGGCAACATCGGTTCAAATTCTGTACGCTACCGGGTATATTCCTGTTGAAACTTATAGCGTGGGACGATCGGCCAGAGGCCCGCCGCGACGACATAAGGGACATCAGCGACATTCTGAATCACTTTTTTGACCTATATGATGAGGAGATATGGACTAATCACTCAGATCTGTTTGAAGATGAAAATGATGACCTGCGGCATATAGCCGCTCAGGTAATGGGACGAGAGATTGGAAAGATTGCCCAACGAAATGATCAGCTGTACCAGCGGATATTAAATATTATGCATGTCAATACTGCTGACCCCCGCACCAGTGAATTAGCCCGAGTTATGATAGACTATTTTGACAATACCTTAGAAGATAACATTTTGATTGTAAACCGAATAAAGAAAGGTTTCACAGAATACTTTATCTAA
- a CDS encoding HNH endonuclease, translating to MKLYLGVTDNNWFHYLSRMNPEDVNFWQPSGNVSFKVLHPGDPFLFKLKKPLNTIGGVGFFSSHTTLPISIAWDTFRNRNGCATFDEFSRMILNYRNDRHNINPTIGCIVLTNPIFFRDEDWIETPSNWANSIVQGKSYSTEEPIGNAIWKRVEALTTKYMAEAQLSSNPFLTEEPAFPAYGNPILTKVRLGQGAFRVLVTDAYNRRCSITGEKTLPVLEAAHIRSYAEAGPHLTSNGILLRSDMHKLFDNGYLTVTEDYKVEVSNRIKEEFQNGKEYYQYHGKGLLILPTKDTDKPDKRYIEWHNTNIYRG from the coding sequence ATGAAGCTGTATTTAGGTGTTACAGATAATAATTGGTTTCATTATTTAAGCCGAATGAATCCAGAAGACGTCAACTTCTGGCAACCCAGCGGGAATGTGAGTTTTAAAGTACTGCACCCCGGAGACCCCTTCCTTTTCAAGCTCAAAAAGCCTCTAAATACAATTGGAGGCGTTGGCTTCTTTTCCAGCCATACGACGTTGCCGATATCAATCGCCTGGGATACGTTCCGCAACCGGAATGGCTGTGCTACATTTGATGAATTCAGTCGAATGATATTGAATTATCGCAATGATAGGCACAATATTAATCCCACGATTGGTTGCATAGTCCTGACCAACCCCATTTTTTTCCGGGATGAGGATTGGATTGAAACCCCTTCAAATTGGGCAAACAGTATTGTTCAGGGGAAGTCGTATAGCACAGAAGAGCCCATAGGTAATGCAATCTGGAAGCGTGTTGAAGCGCTTACTACTAAATATATGGCCGAAGCGCAACTCTCCTCGAATCCCTTTTTAACCGAAGAACCCGCTTTCCCTGCTTATGGAAATCCAATCCTTACAAAAGTCAGGCTTGGACAGGGAGCATTTAGAGTACTAGTGACCGATGCCTATAATAGAAGGTGCAGTATCACAGGCGAAAAAACGCTTCCCGTGCTTGAAGCAGCCCATATCAGGTCTTATGCTGAGGCTGGGCCGCACCTCACCTCCAATGGTATCTTGCTTCGCTCCGACATGCATAAGTTGTTCGACAATGGCTATTTGACAGTCACTGAGGACTACAAAGTGGAAGTAAGTAATAGGATCAAGGAAGAGTTTCAGAATGGGAAGGAATATTACCAGTACCACGGGAAAGGTCTTTTAATTCTTCCAACAAAAGATACTGATAAGCCCGATAAAAGATACATCGAATGGCATAACACTAACATTTACCGGGGATGA
- a CDS encoding J domain-containing protein: protein MKQRLVYKKRATTKSKLQARYEKLLKDIGESQSLHHTLEQGLREVVPRIQSELRPLIGRRDELLRSRLLRLDELADELGIGKYDRPWFDGYMADQASELLKKNGYGDEILKELFEKYAGEPLLSDEKNLAPIARQLKDELGIDMDLREMVDKGVDTFVKEHSEEIRKKMLEKWETGQAEDLKNFEPDAPLQVDKQQQALLQDARAIYLRLVKKYHPDRETDEAAKIQKTELIQRVTKAYQENDFLALLKLQIEYLEEEEADAFWLAEDMLKRYNKILQKQLNEIRKEVDFLKHSSMGLREEFFDQTHAFSERKFKNFKKKLRAEITMIQADLNDSRKHQKSWFKDWTPEIKAYQQDARLQNASPQPFDI, encoded by the coding sequence TAGTTTATAAAAAGCGAGCTACCACAAAGTCGAAGCTACAAGCTCGCTATGAGAAACTCCTGAAAGACATCGGCGAGAGCCAGTCTTTGCACCATACCCTCGAGCAGGGGTTGCGGGAGGTGGTACCTCGCATTCAAAGCGAATTGCGGCCGCTGATCGGCAGGCGGGATGAGCTGCTGCGGAGCCGGTTGCTACGGCTGGATGAACTGGCCGACGAACTGGGCATTGGCAAGTACGACCGGCCATGGTTCGATGGGTACATGGCCGACCAGGCCAGCGAACTGCTGAAAAAGAATGGCTATGGCGATGAGATACTGAAAGAGCTGTTTGAAAAATACGCCGGGGAGCCGCTACTTTCCGATGAGAAGAATTTGGCCCCGATAGCCCGACAGCTCAAAGATGAGTTGGGGATCGACATGGACCTGCGCGAGATGGTTGACAAGGGCGTGGATACCTTCGTGAAGGAACACAGCGAGGAGATTCGGAAAAAAATGCTTGAAAAGTGGGAAACCGGGCAGGCCGAGGATTTGAAAAACTTTGAGCCCGACGCCCCACTGCAAGTGGACAAACAGCAGCAGGCCCTGCTACAGGATGCCAGGGCGATCTACCTGCGGCTGGTGAAGAAGTACCATCCCGACCGCGAAACGGACGAAGCCGCCAAAATCCAGAAGACCGAGCTGATCCAGCGCGTGACGAAAGCCTACCAGGAAAACGACTTCCTGGCGTTGCTGAAATTACAGATCGAGTACCTCGAAGAAGAGGAAGCCGATGCTTTTTGGCTAGCTGAGGACATGCTCAAACGGTACAATAAGATCCTGCAAAAACAGCTGAACGAGATCAGGAAAGAAGTCGATTTTCTGAAACATAGCAGCATGGGTTTGCGCGAGGAATTTTTTGACCAAACCCATGCGTTCAGTGAGCGCAAATTCAAGAATTTTAAGAAAAAACTACGGGCAGAAATCACAATGATCCAGGCCGATCTCAACGATTCGCGCAAGCACCAGAAAAGTTGGTTCAAGGACTGGACTCCGGAAATAAAAGCCTACCAACAGGATGCCAGGTTGCAGAACGCATCCCCGCAACCCTTCGATATCTAA